From the Halococcus salsus genome, one window contains:
- a CDS encoding ATP-binding protein, with product MSNNPLDDDPFATDDEQSTADDTAAVDADGGTEAVAESNTNDGGTALSEQRVPSSATDLGPREVGHVLASETIHVSRSEYTVNAYIATERREQVRVGDYVAVSYPASDDRLFAAVDGLRYEPYTDLDDRSDVHNRINRGSALDESEYVLVAELEPITILSVEGDGGEDPAEALSRGIVNKVPKPNTEVERVEDEPTLREGLNIPHSGIFCGYLSVGGDAMEVGGEPFPYYLSNPGISPAGEVESGEPAVFRHALVAGSTGKGKTHFAKNLLRQFMGEKRYPIENHSTGDLERSRLNTVVFDPENEYWQMREDGEIPSEDRRRLEHAGVEVGGVDSLEVFVPDVANTTPPSTGESRSFSIPFSLVRSRPELLMPYDPTPVTRGALEGCLSSYFDQEDARPTYEEFIHYLDRNSHEDSVLRARHEIADGTWSAVMRRVKEDVFTDVFDGGGDGGTGANPLDDISGELFREGQVTVIPTGHLRGGKEELTVLSMLSYVIENKISDHAVDAHIKDTPMLVSIDEAHNYLSGADTLRGRYIIRRAREAAKQGRKDKLGLLMITQNPEDIDDEVLKQTNTNVFLGLRDEVVERVPSVPSEFKRDIPKFGKGQAVVKAPDVEAVEVVGLPFCVTKHS from the coding sequence ATGAGCAACAATCCACTCGACGACGACCCGTTCGCGACGGACGACGAACAGTCCACTGCCGACGACACCGCCGCTGTGGACGCCGACGGTGGAACCGAAGCCGTGGCGGAGAGCAACACGAACGACGGCGGGACGGCGCTCTCGGAACAGCGGGTCCCGAGTTCGGCGACCGATCTCGGCCCCCGCGAAGTGGGCCACGTGCTCGCGAGCGAGACGATCCACGTCAGTCGGAGCGAGTACACGGTGAACGCCTACATTGCCACCGAGCGCCGTGAACAAGTTCGAGTGGGCGATTACGTCGCGGTTTCGTATCCCGCGAGCGACGACAGGCTGTTCGCCGCCGTCGACGGGTTGCGCTACGAACCCTACACCGACCTCGACGACCGCTCGGACGTCCACAACCGGATCAATCGGGGGTCCGCACTCGACGAGTCGGAATACGTGCTGGTGGCCGAACTCGAACCCATCACCATCCTCTCGGTCGAAGGGGATGGGGGGGAGGACCCAGCAGAAGCGCTGTCGCGTGGCATCGTGAACAAGGTACCGAAGCCGAACACCGAGGTCGAACGCGTCGAGGACGAGCCGACCCTACGCGAGGGGCTCAACATCCCACACTCGGGGATATTCTGTGGCTACCTCTCCGTGGGTGGCGACGCGATGGAGGTCGGTGGCGAACCGTTCCCGTACTACCTCTCGAACCCCGGTATCAGTCCCGCTGGCGAGGTCGAGTCGGGCGAGCCAGCGGTCTTCCGTCACGCGCTCGTCGCCGGCTCGACGGGGAAGGGGAAGACCCACTTCGCGAAGAACCTCCTCCGACAGTTCATGGGCGAGAAGCGCTACCCGATCGAGAACCACAGCACGGGAGACCTCGAACGGAGTCGGCTCAATACGGTCGTCTTCGACCCCGAAAACGAATACTGGCAGATGCGCGAGGACGGTGAGATCCCGTCGGAGGACCGGCGACGGCTCGAACACGCGGGAGTCGAGGTGGGCGGCGTCGATAGTCTGGAGGTGTTCGTCCCCGACGTGGCGAACACCACCCCGCCGTCGACTGGCGAGAGTCGATCCTTCTCGATCCCGTTCTCACTGGTGCGCTCGCGACCCGAGCTCCTGATGCCGTACGACCCGACACCAGTGACCCGCGGGGCGCTCGAAGGCTGTCTCTCGTCGTACTTCGACCAGGAGGACGCACGACCGACCTACGAGGAGTTCATCCACTACCTCGATAGGAACTCACACGAGGACAGCGTGCTTCGAGCGCGACACGAGATCGCCGACGGGACGTGGAGCGCGGTGATGCGCCGGGTAAAAGAAGACGTGTTCACCGACGTGTTCGACGGCGGCGGTGACGGGGGAACCGGCGCGAATCCGCTCGACGACATCTCCGGGGAACTGTTCCGCGAGGGGCAAGTGACGGTGATTCCGACGGGCCACCTCCGCGGCGGGAAGGAAGAACTCACCGTCCTCTCGATGCTCTCGTACGTGATCGAGAACAAGATCTCGGACCACGCCGTCGATGCGCACATCAAGGACACCCCGATGTTGGTGAGCATCGACGAGGCGCACAACTACCTCTCGGGCGCGGACACGCTTCGCGGCCGGTACATCATCCGTCGGGCACGCGAGGCCGCGAAACAGGGGCGGAAGGACAAGCTCGGTCTCCTGATGATAACCCAGAACCCGGAGGACATCGACGACGAGGTGTTGAAACAGACCAATACCAACGTCTTCCTTGGCCTCCGAGACGAAGTGGTCGAGCGGGTCCCGTCGGTCCCCTCGGAGTTCAAGCGCGACATTCCGAAGTTCGGGAAGGGACAGGCGGTCGTCAAAGCCCCCGATGTGGAGGCGGTCGAGGTCGTCGGTCTCCCGTTCTGTGTTACGAAACACTCGTAG
- a CDS encoding acyltransferase, which translates to MPSRHDRIDHHATSGSRNSLWSWTNVKSPLVVARNYAVIWLVRLNPSLRLKNWLLRRLGVTIGRGVSWGLESTPDVFWPELITVRDDAIIGYDATLLCHEFLQDEYRTGEVVVGERAMIGAGAIVLPGVEIGADARVAANSLVVDDVPPDTTVAGVPATEH; encoded by the coding sequence ATGCCTTCGCGCCACGACCGGATCGACCACCACGCGACGTCCGGCTCGCGGAACTCGCTGTGGTCCTGGACTAATGTGAAATCCCCGCTCGTCGTGGCGCGGAACTACGCCGTGATCTGGCTGGTGCGGCTCAACCCGAGCCTCCGACTAAAGAACTGGTTGCTCCGGCGGCTCGGGGTCACGATCGGTCGTGGGGTCTCGTGGGGGCTCGAATCCACGCCGGACGTGTTCTGGCCCGAGCTCATCACCGTTCGCGACGACGCGATCATCGGCTACGACGCCACGTTGCTGTGCCACGAATTCCTCCAGGACGAGTATCGCACGGGTGAGGTCGTGGTCGGCGAGCGGGCGATGATCGGTGCGGGGGCCATCGTGTTGCCGGGTGTCGAAATCGGTGCCGACGCGCGGGTGGCCGCGAACTCGCTGGTCGTCGACGACGTCCCACCGGACACGACGGTCGCGGGCGTCCCGGCAACTGAACACTGA
- a CDS encoding manganese catalase family protein: MFYHDDELQYEVEVEDPDPRFAKMLQQAIGGAEGEMRVALQYMFQAFAVPAEKNEYRQLLMGTATEELGHIEMLATAVAKNLQGASEDQREAAREDAVIAEMMDSGQPRQALSAGLHAMPVDSNGAPFTGGYVVASGNLAADMYANVMAESTGRLLATRLYEITDDPGMEDMLSYLIARDTMHQNQWHAALDTMDDHLPVPNSFPQEKENQDYNYEFMSTYRESKPDPEQRWTQGESIDGEGEFSYGDQPGGGEPDLDDVIEAMHNEIN, translated from the coding sequence ATGTTCTACCACGACGACGAACTCCAGTACGAGGTCGAGGTCGAAGATCCGGACCCGCGGTTCGCGAAGATGCTCCAGCAGGCCATCGGCGGGGCCGAAGGGGAGATGCGGGTCGCGCTCCAGTACATGTTCCAGGCGTTCGCGGTGCCAGCCGAGAAGAATGAGTACCGTCAACTGCTGATGGGGACCGCGACCGAGGAGCTGGGCCACATCGAGATGCTCGCGACGGCGGTCGCGAAGAACCTCCAGGGGGCCTCCGAGGACCAGCGCGAGGCCGCACGCGAGGACGCCGTGATCGCCGAGATGATGGACAGCGGTCAGCCCCGCCAGGCGCTCTCGGCCGGCCTCCACGCGATGCCGGTCGACTCGAACGGCGCGCCCTTTACCGGCGGCTACGTCGTCGCGAGCGGCAACCTCGCGGCCGACATGTACGCGAACGTGATGGCCGAGTCGACGGGCCGATTGCTCGCCACCCGGCTCTACGAGATCACCGACGACCCCGGCATGGAGGACATGCTCTCGTACCTCATCGCCCGCGACACCATGCACCAGAACCAGTGGCACGCCGCGCTCGACACCATGGACGACCACCTGCCGGTGCCGAACAGCTTCCCGCAGGAGAAGGAGAACCAGGACTACAACTACGAGTTCATGTCGACTTACCGGGAGAGCAAGCCCGACCCCGAACAGCGCTGGACGCAGGGCGAGTCCATCGACGGCGAGGGCGAGTTCTCCTACGGCGACCAGCCCGGTGGCGGCGAACCCGACCTCGACGACGTCATCGAGGCCATGCACAACGAGATCAACTAA
- the pan1 gene encoding proteasome-activating nucleotidase Pan1, which yields MTDTVDEGSQPYDTDASNQEKLDALEERIEILDTQNEEMRDKLLDANAENNKFQQKLERLNHENKKLKQSPLFVATVQEITDDGSVIIKQHGNNQEALTQVTDETRTSLEPGSRVAVNNSLSVVTDLSNETDVRARVMEVEESPGVEYTDIGGLTEQMNEVRETVEMPLENPEMFVDVGIDPPSGILLHGPPGTGKTMLAKAVANQTDATFIKMAGSELVHKFIGEGAKLVRDLFEVAREHEPAVIFIDEIDAIASKRTDSKTSGDAEVQRTMMQLLSEMDGFEERGEIRIIAATNRFDMLDRAILRPGRFDRLIEVPKPDAEGREKIFEIHTRGMNLADDVTFEELANEISGASGAQIKAICTEAGMFAIREDRTEVRMTDFHEAWAKIDADEDTSEDEVSKTFA from the coding sequence ATGACCGACACGGTGGACGAGGGGTCACAGCCCTACGATACGGACGCCTCGAATCAGGAGAAGCTCGACGCGCTCGAAGAGCGGATCGAGATCCTCGACACCCAGAACGAGGAGATGCGCGACAAGCTGCTCGACGCCAACGCCGAGAACAACAAGTTCCAGCAGAAGCTCGAACGGCTGAATCACGAGAACAAGAAGCTCAAGCAGTCGCCCCTGTTCGTCGCCACGGTCCAGGAGATCACCGACGACGGCAGCGTGATCATCAAACAGCACGGCAACAACCAGGAGGCGCTAACCCAGGTCACCGACGAGACCCGCACGTCGCTCGAACCGGGCTCGCGCGTCGCGGTCAACAACTCGCTGTCGGTGGTCACGGACCTCTCGAACGAGACCGACGTCCGGGCGCGCGTGATGGAGGTCGAGGAGAGCCCCGGCGTAGAGTACACCGACATCGGTGGGCTGACCGAACAGATGAACGAGGTGCGCGAGACCGTCGAGATGCCGCTCGAAAACCCCGAGATGTTCGTCGACGTCGGGATCGACCCACCTTCGGGTATCCTGCTTCACGGCCCGCCCGGCACGGGGAAGACGATGCTCGCCAAAGCCGTCGCGAACCAGACCGACGCGACGTTCATCAAGATGGCGGGCTCCGAGCTCGTCCACAAGTTCATCGGCGAGGGTGCGAAGCTCGTTCGCGACCTCTTCGAGGTCGCCCGCGAGCACGAACCGGCGGTCATCTTCATCGACGAGATCGACGCCATCGCCTCGAAGCGCACCGACTCGAAGACCTCCGGCGACGCCGAGGTCCAGCGGACGATGATGCAGCTCCTCTCCGAGATGGACGGCTTCGAGGAGCGCGGCGAGATCCGGATCATCGCCGCCACCAACCGCTTCGACATGCTCGACCGCGCGATCCTTCGTCCTGGGCGGTTCGACCGCCTCATCGAGGTCCCAAAGCCCGACGCCGAGGGCCGCGAGAAGATCTTCGAGATCCACACCCGCGGCATGAACCTCGCCGACGACGTCACCTTCGAGGAGCTCGCCAACGAGATCTCCGGCGCGAGCGGCGCACAGATCAAAGCGATCTGCACCGAGGCCGGGATGTTCGCGATCCGCGAGGACCGCACCGAGGTCCGGATGACGGACTTCCACGAGGCGTGGGCGAAGATCGACGCCGACGAGGACACAAGCGAGGACGAGGTCTCGAAGACGTTCGCATAA
- the purD gene encoding phosphoribosylamine--glycine ligase: protein MTETVLLVGGGGREHAIARAVDAGDTTLYACAGNRNPGIAALADGFETLDTTTPQAVVAYAEEVGATLAVVGPETPLEAGVADALVDSGVYAFGPTADTARIETDKAYQRRFMREHDIPGCPAFETFDDTERACEFVEEHGEGWVVKPAGLTGGKGVRVIGDQVTPEEAIEYLRDADYDRVVVEERLVGEEFTVQALVTNDDVRVTPAVQDHKRAYEGDEGPNTGGMGSYSDSEATLPFMDRADYDVAVGIVEETVAALDGYTGVLYGQFMLTAEGPKVVEFNARFGDPEAMNVLPVLDTDFVSVLAAGRDGKSLPDLDFADRATVCKYAVPDGYPDDPTAGAKVNVDESAIEEINERFADEGDSVAADGGRPPEAMLFYASVDERDDGVYTTTSRAFAVVGLADDIATAEEVVEETLAYAGTEGLRVRHDIGTADLVESRVEHMDELRDASGH from the coding sequence ATGACGGAGACTGTCCTGCTGGTGGGGGGCGGGGGTCGCGAACACGCCATCGCGCGCGCGGTCGACGCGGGCGACACGACGCTCTACGCCTGTGCCGGGAACCGGAACCCCGGTATCGCCGCGCTGGCCGACGGGTTCGAGACCCTCGACACCACGACCCCGCAGGCCGTCGTGGCGTACGCCGAGGAGGTCGGCGCGACCCTCGCGGTCGTGGGCCCGGAGACGCCGCTCGAAGCCGGCGTGGCCGACGCGCTCGTGGACAGCGGGGTCTACGCCTTCGGCCCGACCGCGGACACGGCGCGCATCGAGACGGACAAGGCCTACCAGCGCCGCTTCATGCGCGAACACGACATCCCCGGGTGCCCCGCGTTCGAGACGTTCGACGACACCGAGCGCGCCTGCGAGTTCGTCGAGGAGCACGGCGAGGGCTGGGTCGTCAAGCCGGCCGGGCTCACTGGTGGAAAGGGCGTTCGCGTTATCGGCGACCAGGTCACGCCCGAGGAGGCCATCGAGTACCTTCGGGACGCCGACTACGACCGCGTCGTCGTCGAGGAACGCCTCGTCGGCGAGGAGTTCACGGTTCAGGCGCTGGTGACAAACGACGACGTTCGAGTGACGCCCGCGGTTCAGGACCACAAGCGCGCCTACGAGGGCGACGAGGGACCGAACACAGGTGGGATGGGGAGTTACAGCGATAGCGAAGCGACCCTGCCGTTCATGGATCGGGCCGACTACGATGTGGCCGTCGGCATCGTCGAGGAGACCGTTGCGGCGCTCGACGGGTACACGGGGGTGCTCTACGGCCAGTTCATGCTGACCGCCGAGGGTCCAAAGGTCGTCGAGTTCAACGCGCGTTTCGGCGACCCGGAGGCGATGAACGTCCTGCCCGTGCTCGACACCGACTTCGTCTCGGTGCTCGCCGCGGGGCGCGACGGCAAATCGCTGCCCGACCTCGACTTCGCCGACCGCGCGACGGTGTGTAAGTACGCGGTCCCCGACGGCTATCCCGACGACCCGACCGCGGGTGCGAAGGTCAACGTGGACGAGTCGGCGATCGAGGAGATCAACGAGCGGTTCGCGGATGAGGGCGATTCGGTGGCCGCGGACGGTGGACGGCCGCCAGAGGCGATGTTGTTCTACGCCAGCGTCGACGAGCGCGACGACGGGGTCTACACCACGACCTCGCGGGCGTTCGCGGTGGTCGGGCTCGCCGACGACATCGCGACGGCCGAAGAGGTCGTCGAGGAGACGCTCGCGTACGCTGGGACGGAGGGGCTCAGGGTGCGCCACGACATCGGGACGGCGGATCTCGTGGAGTCCCGCGTCGAGCACATGGACGAGCTCCGGGACGCGAGCGGGCACTGA